CGAGAACAACGGTGAGATGATCCTGGCCAAGACGCCTTCAACGCCGCACGATCAATCCATTGGTGTGCTCAATGGAATTCGCAAGGTCGCTGCGCTGGCCAACATTGATGCGAGCGAGATTCGCTTGATTTTGCACGGAACGACGGTGGCCACCAATGCTGTGCTTGAGGGCAAGGGCGCGCGCGTGGGGTTAATCACCAACGCCGGATTTGAGCAGATTTTGCACGTGGCGCGTGGACAGACGCCGGGGCCGCTGGCTGGCTGGATTATCATGATCAAGCCAGAGCCGCTGGCGCCGCTTGAACTGACGCGAGGCATCTCGGCTCGGATGAATGCGCGTGGCCAGGAAACCAGCCCGCTTGATGAGGCCGAGGTGCGGCGCTACGTCAAAGAGCTACACGACGCCGGCATTGAAGCGCTGACCGTGTCACTGATCAATTCCTATGCAAACCCAGCGCATGAACGACGGGTCAAGGAGATCGTTCATGAGATGTATCCAACATTGCCAGTGACGATCTCGACCGACATATTGCCGGAATTTCGCGAGTACGAACGGACGTTGACAACAGTGATGAATTCCTACGTTCGGCCCAAAATGGCTCATTACTTGAATGGTATCAAGAACAAGTTGAAGGAAGCCAAGCTGGAGCCGACGGTCAACATTGTGCGTTCTGATGGCGGCGTGATGAGTTTGGAAGGAGCGGCGGAAAAACCGGTGGCGACGTTGATGTCGGGTCCGTCAGGTGGCGTGGTCGCGGCTAGCTATATTGGCGAGTTGGCCGGTTACAAGAATGTGTTGTCGTTTGACATGGGTGGCACGTCAACGGACGTGGCCATTAGCTTTGGCGGCACGCCCAATGTGGTGCGGGAGACGCGCATTGGGTATTACCCGGTGAAAGCCTCTACGGTGGATGTGCAGAGCGTCGGCGCTGGCGGTGGTTCGATTGCTCACGTGCCCATCACGGGCGCGCTGCGCGTGGGTCCGCAAAGCGCCGGCGCAGACCCTGGACCGGCCTGTTATGGCATGGGCGGAACCGAACCGACGGTGACCGATGCCAATCTGGTGCTCGGTCATTTGCCGCCAAAACTGTTGGGCGGCGAGATGGAATTAAATGTTGAGCTGGCTCGGCAAGCCGTGCAAAAGATCGCCGATGCGCTGGGCTTGGGCTTGTACGAAGCGGCGCAGGGCATCATTGACATCGTCAACGAAAACATGTTCGGGGCGCTTCGGTTGGTGTCCGTGCAGCGAGGCTATGATCCGCGCGATTTCGCGTTGGTAGCGTTTGGCGGCGCTGGCCCGCTTCACGTCAACGCGTTGTCGCGGTTGGCCGGCTCCTGGCCAGCCATTGTGCCGCCGACGCCGGGTGTGTTGTCGGCGTTGGGATTTCTCCACTCAGACATCAGGAATGAGTTTGCTCAGACTTGCATTCGCACGCTCGACAAAATTGACTGGCAAGAGATCAAACAGAGCGCTTTGCACCTGGAGGAACAGGCGCGCCAGTGGCTGAGCAGCGAGGGGATTCCGCCGGAGCGTCAGCGCGTCGAGTTTGAAGTGGATTTGCGCTACTATCGTCAGGGTTATGAATTTCCGATTCGAGTCAGTCCCGAACAGTTTGATTCGGCTGGCGGCATTGATAAGCTGATCGCCGATTTCAAGGAGATTCACGAGCGCAATTACGGCTTCAATATTGACTCGCTCATCGAAGTGGTCAACGTGCGCGCGGTGGCCATTGGCGAGGTCAAAAAAGTGGAGTTGAAGAAATTTGATCTGGATAGTGAAGATGCCTCCAAAGCCGTTGTCGAGGAGCACGCCATTCATTTTCAGGGTGGTTCATTGCCCACGCTGATTTATGATCGCGAGAAGCTGCGGCCGGGTAACGTCATTAAAGGACCGGCCATCATCATGCAGACTGATTCGACGACGGTGATCTTGCCGGATCATTACGGAAAAGTTGATCCGTATCTGAACATCCTGATCAGACCGAATGGTTCATGAGGCGGCCGGCGCCCGAAAGGCCATGCGCTGTTCGGGCGCTGCCCTGGCCATTTATCGCTTGCCCGGAGAGGTGTTGATATGAACACGAATGGAAACAAGCTCGACAAAATCACGCTCGACATCATTGAAAACGCGTTGCGCAACGCGCGCAATGAGATGGATGCGGTGTTGTTCCGTTCGGCGATGTCGCCGGTGATCCGCGAGCAGCACGACGGTTTCCCGATGATCTGTACGCCGGATGGGCGCATGGTTGTCGGGCAGTTTGGCTCGTATATCAGCGGCTTCATCAAGGAGTGGAAGCGGGGCATTAACGAAGGGGATGTGTTTCTGATGAGCGACCCATACAAGTG
This genomic interval from Blastocatellia bacterium contains the following:
- a CDS encoding hydantoinase/oxoprolinase family protein, which gives rise to MAYRVGIDVGGTFTDVLLFNENNGEMILAKTPSTPHDQSIGVLNGIRKVAALANIDASEIRLILHGTTVATNAVLEGKGARVGLITNAGFEQILHVARGQTPGPLAGWIIMIKPEPLAPLELTRGISARMNARGQETSPLDEAEVRRYVKELHDAGIEALTVSLINSYANPAHERRVKEIVHEMYPTLPVTISTDILPEFREYERTLTTVMNSYVRPKMAHYLNGIKNKLKEAKLEPTVNIVRSDGGVMSLEGAAEKPVATLMSGPSGGVVAASYIGELAGYKNVLSFDMGGTSTDVAISFGGTPNVVRETRIGYYPVKASTVDVQSVGAGGGSIAHVPITGALRVGPQSAGADPGPACYGMGGTEPTVTDANLVLGHLPPKLLGGEMELNVELARQAVQKIADALGLGLYEAAQGIIDIVNENMFGALRLVSVQRGYDPRDFALVAFGGAGPLHVNALSRLAGSWPAIVPPTPGVLSALGFLHSDIRNEFAQTCIRTLDKIDWQEIKQSALHLEEQARQWLSSEGIPPERQRVEFEVDLRYYRQGYEFPIRVSPEQFDSAGGIDKLIADFKEIHERNYGFNIDSLIEVVNVRAVAIGEVKKVELKKFDLDSEDASKAVVEEHAIHFQGGSLPTLIYDREKLRPGNVIKGPAIIMQTDSTTVILPDHYGKVDPYLNILIRPNGS